One window of the Megalops cyprinoides isolate fMegCyp1 chromosome 2, fMegCyp1.pri, whole genome shotgun sequence genome contains the following:
- the LOC118772730 gene encoding WD repeat-containing protein 47-like translates to MTAEETINIKEVEIIKLILDFLNSRKLHISMLALEKESGVINGLYSDDMLFLRQLVLDGQWDEVLQFIQPLECMEKFDRKRFRYIILKQKFLEALCVNNAMSAEDEPQHLEFTMQEAVKCLHSLEEFCPSKEDYSKLCLLLTLPRLTNHAEFKDWNPSTARVHCFEEACVMVAEFIPADRKLSEAGFKASGNRLFQLLIKGVLYECCVEFCQSKATGEEITESEVLLGIDMLCGNGCDDLDLSLLSWLQNLSPGVFSCAFEQKQLNIHVDRLVKPAKATYADLLTPLISKLSPHPASPLRRPQSADTYMSRSLNPALDGLSYGLSSQDKRVTDLGSKASPMSHSFANFQYPGGPNLSRSLMMEHSDCHRIYEESPDRMHASVDRMLGSVGPHSLRPSSAPGGETPSQGSAERNELRDSTEQFQEYYRQRMRVQQHLEQKEQQRQLYQQMLLEGGVNQQEGLEGQQNLTEKFLNRSIQKLEELNVGMDNLGEEVQSVCNGKAGNVGPTPSSNITLTPEPGQLRDSADVVSSTPQRGGARGMPALDESPVLVSQSVQARAAQPSVPDDTGCSPTRNRTQEGEKPKAQFVAVNTLEDTQAVRAVAFHPTGALYAVGSNSKTLRVCAYPDVLDTSGSGPPKQPIVRFKRNKHHKGSIYCVAWSHCGQLLATGSNDKYVKVLPFNAETCNATGPDLEFSMHDGTIRDLAFMEGPESGGAILISAGAGDCNIYTTDCQRGQGLHALSGHTGHILSLYTWGGWMIASGSQDKTVRFWDLRVPSCVRVVGTALHGTGSAVASVAVDPSGRLLATGQEDSSCMLYDIRGSRMVQTYRPHTSDVRSVRFSPGAHYLLTGSYDNKVMITDLQGDLTKQLPLTVVGEHGDKVIQCRWHTQDLSFLSSSADRTVTLWTHNP, encoded by the exons ATGACAGCAGAGGAGACCATTAACATCAAGGAGGTGGAGATCATTAAACTGATCCTGGACTTCCTGAACTCCCGCAAGCTGCACATTAGCATGCTCGCCCTGGAGAAGGAGAGCGGAGTCATCAATGGACTCTACTCTGATGACATGCTCTTTCTGAG GCAACTGGTGCTGGATGGCCAATGGGACGAGGTCCTTCAGTTCATCCAGCCTTTGGAGTGCATGGAAAAGTTTGACAGAAAGAG GTTCCGCTACATCATCCTCAAGCAGAAGTTTCTGGAAGCCCTGTGCGTAAATAATGCCATGTCAGCAGAGGACGAGCCACAGCAT ctggagttCACCATGCAGGAGGCAGTGAAGTGTCTCCACTCTCTGGAGGAGTTCTGCCCGTCCAAGGAGGACTACAGCAAGCTGTGCCTGCTCCTGACGCTGCCTCGCCTCACCAACCACGCCGAGTTCAAGGACTGGAACCCGAGCACGGCGCGCGTGCACTGCTTCGAGGAGGCCTGCGTCATGGTGGCCGAGTTCATCCCGGCCGACCGCAAGCTGAGCGAGGCCGGCTTCAAGGCCAGCGGCAACCGGCTCTTCCAGCTGCTGATCAAGGGCGTGCTGTACGAGTGCTGCGTGGAGTTCTGCCAGAGCAAGGCCACGGGCGAGGAGATCACCGAGAGCGAGGTGCTGCTGGGTATCGACATGCTATGCGGCAACGGCTGCGACGACCTGGACCTCAGCCTGCTGTCCTGGCTGCAGAACCTGTCGCCGGGCGTCTTCTCGTGTGCCTTCGAGCAGAAGCAGCTCAACATCCACGTGGACCGGCTGGTGAAGCCCGCCAAGGCCACCTACGCTGACCTGCTCACGCCCCTCATCAGCAAGctgtcaccccacccggcctcgcCCCTGCGCCGCCCGCAGTCGGCCGACACCTACATGTCCCGCTCCCTAAATCCCGCCCTGGACGGCCTCTCCTACGGCCTGTCCAGTCAGGACAAGAGGGTGACGGACCTCGGCAGCAAGGCCTCGCCCATGTCACACTCCTTTGCCAACTTCCAGTACCCCGGAGGGCCAAACCTGAGCCGCAGTCTAATGATGGAGCATTCAGACTGCCACCGCATTTACGAGGAGTCTCCAGACAG GATGCACGCGTCGGTGGACAGAATGCTGGGCTCCGTCGGGCCCCACTCTCTGCGGCCGTCCTCAGCCCCCGGCGGGGAGACGCCGTCCCAGGGCTCAGCCGAGCGGAATGAG CTGCGGGACTCCACGGAGCAGTTCCAGGAGTACTACAGGCAGCGCATGCGTGTGCAGCAGCACCTGGAACAGAaggagcagcagcggcagctCTACCAGCAGATGCTCCTGGAGGGCGGGGTCAACCAGCAGGAGGGCCTGGAGGGTCAGCAGAATCTGACGGAGAAGTTTCTCAACAG GTCTATccagaagctggaggagctcaACGTGGGGATGGATAACCTGGGCGAGGaggtgcagtctgtgtgcaaCGGGAAGGCGGGAAACGTGGGCCCCACCCCCAGCAGTAACATCACCCTGACGCCCGAGCCGGGGCAGCTGCGGGACAGTGCCGACGTGGTCAGCAGCACCCCGCAGAGGGGCGGAGCCCGAGGGATGCCTGCGCTGGACGAGTCTCCAGTCCTGGTGTCTCAGAG TGTACAGGCCAGAGCTGCCCAGCCATCAGTCCCGGATGACACAGGGTGCTCCCCGACACGGAATAGAACTCAGGAG GGGGAGAAGCCTAAGGCTCAGTTTGTGGCAGTGAACACACTGGAGGACACCCAGGCTGTGCGTGCGGTGGCCTTCCACCCCACGGGGGCGCTCTACGCTGTGGGATCCAATTCAAAAACGCTACGGGTCTGTGCGTACCCAGATGTCCTTGACACCAG cGGTTCAGGCCCCCCCAAGCAGCCAATTGTCCGTTTTAAGAGGAACAAGCACCACAAGGGCTCCATATACTGTGTGGCCTGGAGTCATTGCGGGCAACTGCTGGCCACTGGCTCGAACGACAAGTACGTCAAAGTGCTGCCCTTCAACGCCGAGACCTGCAATGCCACAG GTCCAGACCTGGAGTTCAGCATGCACGACGGCACCATCCGGGACCTGGCCTTTATGGAGGGCCCGGAGAGCGGGGGCGCTATCCTGATCAGCGCCGGTGCTGGAGACTGCAACATCTACACCACGGACTGCCAGAGGGGCCAGGGCCTGCACGCGCTCAGTGGACACACAG GACACATCTTGTCCCTGTACACTTGGGGTGGATGGATGATTGCGTCGGGCTCCCAGGACAAGACGGTGCGCTTCTGGGACCTGCGAGTGCCCAGCTGTGTGAGGGTGGTGGGGACGGCTCTACACGGCACAG GCAGCGCAGTGGCCTCGGTGGCAGTGGACCCCAGCGGGCGGCTCCTCGCCACAGGCCAGGAGGACAGCAGCTGCATGCTGTATGACATCAGAGGCAGCAGGATGGTGCAGACATACCGCCCCCACACCAGCGACGTGCGCTCCGTCCGCTTCTCTCCCGGCGCACACTACCTGCTGACCGGCTCCTACGACAACAAAGTCATGATCACTGACCTGCAAG GAGACCTCACGAAGCAGCTGCCGCTCACAGTAGTGGGAGAGCACGGGGATAAGGTGATCCAGTGCAGGTGGCACACGCAGGACCTCTCCTTCCTATCATCCTCCGCAGACAGAACTGTCACACTGTGGACCCACAACCCGTAA
- the LOC118772731 gene encoding chloride channel CLIC-like protein 1 has translation MRVTFVVCSLVLLVRGELDEDEWIDPTDMLNYDASTKTMRKPPETTSYDNVPTKRREYKQDASQTVTCPDITECNNKVSSLQRQLQEQEKKIASASRQPVFHPVFKRYLAKLLKEVQKLGLPNEAESEVHYDAEVKLSQQALAEIRKILNGDDSTRTGVLDEALSQILVNFKPHNYEAWKWRFEDTFGVELDTVIRVSACVLIIVVIICSELWSTVSWFVQFKRIFAVCFFISIVWNWFYLYKIAFAEHQTNIIKMESINEKCTGVKKIDWQDNLKEWFRSTWTLQDDPCKKYYEVLMVNPILLVPPTKAISVTITTFITEPLKHFGQGISEFLRALLKDLPVTLQIPVLLTIVLSILVFMYGSAQAAIQHAIPRPRLGGRQDPPPPVAYQPEIPQLREADPDELAGANAQPPRRQGNQEHRRAGVRQRRQNRPREGQPRVFVETLRQADQPFSEDEPDAGLREDHSEVEDDGPPTGGAAPGQGEEEEREGGQLGNENGAGDLQNNSNKNSLKSKSVSTNKKLLPQKEEKPSQTSQRRNVPEVSSEEKTSTATEEHVENIGMPVQESLHQS, from the exons ATGCGCGTCACGTTTGTGGTGTGCAGCCTGGTTCTGCTTGTTCGCGGGGAATTGGATGAGGACGAATGGATCGACCCCACTGACATGCTGAACTACGACGCCTCCACAAAAACCATGAGAAAGCCCCCAGAG ACAACAAGTTACGACAACGTGCCGACCAAAAGGAGGGAGTACAAGCAGGACGCAAGTCAGACGGTAACGTGCCCAGACATTACTGAGTGCAATAACAAAGTCTCCAGTTTACAGAGACAG CTTCAAGAACAGGAAAAGAAGATTGCATCGGCCTCCAGACAGCCCGTTTTCCACCCAGTTTTCAAACGATACCTGGCCAAGCTCTTGAAGGAAGTCCAGAAACTGGGTCTT CCCAATGAAGCGGAGAGTGAGGTGCACTACGATGCAGAAGTGAAGCTATCACAGCAGGCTTTGGCGGAGATCAGGAAGATTCTAAACGGGGATGACAGCACCAGAACAGGGGTCCTGGATGAGGCACTCAGCCAGATTTTGGTCAATTTCAAGCCACATAATTATGAGGCCTGGAAGTGGCGCTTCGAGGACACTTTCGGTGTGGAGCTGGACACGGTCATTCGG GTCTCTGCCTGTGTCTTAATCATAGTGGTAATAATATGCAGCGAGTTGTGGTCAACAGTTTCCTGGTTTGTCCAGTTCAAGCGAATCTTTGCCGTTTGCTTCTTCATCAGTATTGTCTGGAACTGGTTCTACCTGTATAAG ATAGCCTTTGCTGAGCACCAAACCAACAttataaaaatggaaagcatCAATGAGAAGTGTACAGGAGTAAAGAAGATCGACTGGCAGGATAATCTGAAAG AATGGTTCAGGAGCACCTGGACTCTACAAGATGATCCTTGTAAGAAGTATTATGAGGTCCTCATGGTGAATCCCATCTTATTAGTACCTCCCACTAAG gcAATCTCTGTCACCATTACTACTTTTATTACGGAGCCACTGAAACATTTTGGACAGGGTATTAGTGAGTTCCTAAGAGCCCTCCTCAAAGACCTGCCCGTCACACTTCAGATTCCTGTTTTGTTGACCATTGTGCTGTCTATCCTG GTTTTCATGTATGGAAGCGCCCAAGCAGCCATCCAGCACGCCATCCCGAGGCCCCGGCTGGGGGGTCGGCAGGACCCACCCCCGCCTGTTGCTTATCAGCCTGAGATCCCACAGCTAAGGGAGGCAGATCCGGACGAGCTGGCGGGGGCCAACGCCCAGCCGCCGAGAAGACAAGGGAACCAGGAGCACCGGAGAGCCGGCGTACGCCAGAGGAGGCAGAACAGGCCCAGAGAGGGTCAGCCACGAGTGTTTGTGGAGACCCTGAGACAGGCTGACCAGCCCTTCAGCGAGGATGAGCCTGACGCAGGGCTACGGGAGGATCACTCTGAGGTGGAGGACGATGGCCCTCCAACGGGGGGCGCTGCTCcggggcagggggaggaggaggaaagggaaggCGGGCAACTTGGAAACGAAAACGGAGCTGGTGACTTGCAAAATAATTCCAACAAGAATAGCTTGAAATCTAAAAGTGTGAGCACCAACAAAAAGCTGCTTCCGCAAAAAGAGGAAAAGCCCTCACAGACCTCCCAAAGGCGAAAT GTACCAGAGGTTTCATCAGAAGAGAAGACCTCGACAGCCACTGAGGAACATGTGGAAAACATTGGAATGCCAGTGCAGGAGTCCCTTCATCAGAGTTAA